From Myxococcus guangdongensis, the proteins below share one genomic window:
- a CDS encoding ankyrin repeat domain-containing protein: MSQALLEAISQDDVAAVKARVATADWSVRDGFGRAPLGVAASREGAQARDILAVLLDAGADVNAAQGADSDEEEGWTALHQVCVRGTSPETLGAVEVLLARGAKADGVSDKASVTPLELALRTHHLGIAEALLKAGANPDAVGTSGLAPLHLLVQLYREREGDRYKKGEREHMAGAAVKLLLAHGAKAGTKDRKGETALAKALLSRLPEDFVLALVAAGSPLDEWVDLGTPPEKVLVTPASMAVGLGQPPSVIKAMLETGLDTTKPVGPDQQNLLHYAAMKRFAALALVLEHRPTQDVDARDESGSTALFLASWKGLTNSVQALLARKANPDIPDVDGNTPLHTAARNGLQEVVEVLLAAGANKSLRNQAGETAADRARQKGHEKLAALLG; this comes from the coding sequence ATGTCGCAAGCGCTGCTCGAAGCCATCTCCCAGGACGATGTCGCCGCCGTGAAGGCTCGGGTCGCGACGGCGGATTGGAGTGTCCGCGACGGGTTCGGTCGTGCCCCGCTCGGCGTGGCGGCCTCGCGCGAGGGTGCCCAGGCGCGGGACATCCTGGCGGTCCTGCTGGACGCGGGCGCGGACGTGAACGCGGCGCAGGGCGCGGACAGTGACGAGGAGGAGGGCTGGACGGCGCTGCACCAGGTCTGTGTGCGCGGCACGTCGCCGGAGACGCTCGGGGCGGTGGAGGTGCTGCTCGCGCGTGGGGCGAAGGCGGATGGGGTGAGCGACAAGGCGTCGGTGACGCCGCTGGAGCTGGCGCTGCGCACGCACCACCTGGGCATCGCGGAGGCGCTGTTGAAGGCGGGGGCGAACCCGGACGCGGTGGGCACGTCCGGCCTGGCGCCGCTGCACCTGCTGGTGCAGCTGTACCGCGAGCGTGAGGGGGACCGGTACAAGAAGGGCGAGCGTGAGCACATGGCGGGGGCGGCGGTGAAGCTGCTGCTCGCGCACGGCGCGAAGGCGGGGACGAAGGACCGGAAGGGTGAGACGGCGCTGGCGAAGGCGCTGCTGTCCCGGCTGCCGGAGGACTTCGTCCTGGCGCTCGTCGCCGCGGGCTCGCCGTTGGATGAGTGGGTGGATCTGGGCACGCCGCCGGAGAAGGTGCTCGTCACGCCCGCGTCCATGGCGGTGGGGTTGGGGCAGCCGCCCTCGGTCATCAAGGCGATGCTGGAGACGGGGCTCGACACCACGAAGCCCGTCGGGCCGGACCAGCAGAACCTGCTGCACTACGCGGCGATGAAGCGCTTCGCCGCGCTGGCGCTGGTGCTGGAGCACCGGCCCACGCAGGACGTCGACGCGCGCGACGAGTCGGGCTCGACGGCCCTGTTCCTCGCGTCGTGGAAGGGGCTCACCAACAGCGTGCAGGCGCTGCTCGCGCGCAAGGCCAACCCGGACATCCCGGATGTGGATGGGAACACGCCCCTGCACACGGCTGCGCGCAACGGCCTGCAGGAGGTGGTGGAGGTGCTGCTCGCCGCGGGCGCGAACAAGTCGCTGCGCAACCAGGCGGGAGAGACGGCGGCCGACCGCGCCCGGCAGAAGGGCCACGAGAAGCTGGCCGCGCTCCTGGGCTGA
- a CDS encoding Ig-like domain-containing protein, translated as MFHPASSRRVTRPSALVGLLTVLLAFLSTPASAQTQTNTQSTQRAVNFLSSDVATWVTGNGCAACHRVGASTFGLAAARANGYDMTAVVANGRTNQYNLEFLGQRIATEQLANGSWIHEGSSFRNEKTSYATFGLAGYDQSVSTQYSATLVAAANWALLTQEASGRWPSDYTNFPVNHGSVPTTARIMVGIAQAKQRVDPARAAQYQASLDRAAAYLRANLDNADQGATGNGMPYTFQVAWAVVGLKAAGPGPSNANLTAIDTLANRLLARASPGNPGWGDLHNAAANDMATGSAIYALCLAGREPATDPRVRSSIEWLKTRQSADGSWRTGSVTFDIPTTFAALGLSCYGDFSVHVTVVGEARKQLLIGSQQGQQTTFTFNVKNHGYQADTYTLSTSGGLPGWASFPNPVSLFLPAGGEGTVTVTVNAPSNLLPALTSEFTLTAVSGGAPGVSGSARVNAYTPPLPPVTGMATTTTIQTPAVNAHITIGTGNILSARVRDANNNPVVGPTNGVVTFYVAGVPVGADADVNADGLFTFDWVPPADSWTVTGAQDFRAVYSGIERSAPQSNLLGSTDARTVIIDPFPHLTPSVTIGNPPAFTRETTLDIWGYATPRAPGAYVTYAAFIINGATVIPLTPGNGGLIYTTITLQEGPNIIQLTARDSFGGVTTKQVNLTVDRVPPVLTVQSPVNGAALGQLNVTVTSSVQDQTPVRVETQWVASSILEFGNGTVEHTVPMNYGDQVILVRATDSAFNVTEKLVFIWVDPGTPVVSTNPGDNQTFGAQPNNQLVYTVNVQSLSGTTVRINGGAPLSVGRGGGAVQSTLTLTPGVNNLSIVTLSETGVSTTTTRRVNYDVQAPTATLLSPASGATVSGTITLRARVTDNFGPITNVGFSRDMSGIRPGTQQANGDWTASLDTTELLDGSHTVDVWMSDGVGNSTVQRFNFFVDN; from the coding sequence ATGTTCCACCCCGCCTCGTCGCGGCGTGTCACGCGTCCGTCGGCCCTCGTCGGCCTGCTGACGGTGCTGCTCGCCTTCCTGTCCACGCCTGCGTCCGCGCAGACGCAGACCAACACGCAGTCCACCCAGCGCGCCGTCAACTTCCTCAGCTCGGACGTCGCCACGTGGGTGACGGGCAACGGCTGCGCGGCGTGCCACCGCGTGGGCGCCTCGACGTTCGGCCTCGCGGCCGCGCGGGCCAACGGCTACGACATGACGGCCGTCGTCGCCAACGGGCGGACCAACCAGTACAACCTGGAGTTCCTCGGCCAGCGCATCGCGACGGAGCAGTTGGCCAACGGCTCGTGGATTCACGAGGGCTCCTCGTTCCGCAACGAGAAGACGTCCTACGCCACGTTCGGCCTGGCCGGGTATGACCAGTCCGTGTCCACGCAGTACAGCGCCACGCTGGTGGCGGCGGCCAACTGGGCGCTGCTCACGCAGGAGGCCAGCGGCCGGTGGCCGTCGGACTACACCAACTTCCCGGTGAACCACGGCAGCGTGCCCACCACGGCGCGCATCATGGTGGGCATCGCCCAGGCGAAGCAGCGCGTGGACCCGGCCCGGGCCGCGCAGTACCAGGCGTCGCTGGACCGCGCCGCCGCCTACCTGCGCGCCAACCTGGACAACGCGGACCAGGGCGCCACGGGCAACGGCATGCCGTACACCTTCCAGGTGGCCTGGGCCGTGGTGGGCCTGAAGGCCGCGGGCCCCGGCCCCTCCAACGCGAACCTCACCGCCATCGACACGCTGGCCAACCGGCTGCTCGCGCGCGCCTCGCCCGGCAACCCGGGCTGGGGTGACTTGCACAACGCCGCGGCCAACGACATGGCCACCGGCAGCGCCATCTACGCTTTGTGCCTGGCCGGCCGCGAGCCCGCCACGGACCCGCGCGTGCGCAGCAGCATCGAGTGGCTCAAGACGCGCCAGTCCGCGGACGGCAGCTGGCGCACGGGCTCCGTCACGTTCGACATCCCCACGACGTTCGCGGCGCTGGGCCTGTCCTGCTACGGCGACTTCAGCGTGCACGTCACGGTGGTGGGCGAGGCGCGCAAGCAGCTGCTCATCGGCTCGCAGCAGGGCCAGCAGACGACGTTCACCTTCAACGTGAAGAACCACGGCTACCAGGCGGACACGTACACGCTGAGCACGTCGGGCGGTCTGCCCGGCTGGGCCTCCTTCCCCAACCCCGTCAGCCTCTTCCTGCCCGCGGGCGGCGAGGGCACCGTCACCGTCACCGTCAACGCGCCGTCCAACCTGCTGCCCGCGCTGACGTCCGAGTTCACCCTCACCGCCGTCTCCGGCGGCGCCCCGGGCGTGTCCGGCTCCGCGCGCGTCAACGCCTACACGCCGCCGCTGCCGCCCGTCACGGGCATGGCCACCACGACCACCATCCAGACGCCCGCGGTCAACGCGCACATCACCATCGGCACGGGCAACATCCTGTCCGCGCGCGTGCGTGACGCCAACAACAACCCCGTCGTGGGCCCCACCAACGGCGTCGTCACGTTCTACGTGGCCGGTGTCCCGGTGGGCGCGGACGCGGACGTCAACGCGGACGGCCTGTTCACCTTCGACTGGGTGCCGCCCGCGGACTCGTGGACGGTGACGGGCGCGCAGGACTTCCGCGCGGTGTACTCGGGCATCGAGCGCTCGGCGCCGCAGTCCAACCTGCTGGGCAGCACCGACGCGCGCACGGTCATCATCGACCCGTTCCCGCACCTGACGCCGTCGGTCACCATCGGCAACCCGCCCGCCTTCACGCGCGAGACGACGCTGGACATCTGGGGCTACGCCACGCCGCGCGCTCCGGGCGCCTACGTCACCTACGCGGCCTTCATCATCAACGGCGCCACCGTCATCCCGCTCACGCCGGGCAACGGCGGCCTCATCTACACGACCATCACCCTGCAGGAAGGCCCGAACATCATCCAGCTCACCGCGCGCGACAGCTTCGGCGGTGTCACCACCAAGCAGGTCAACCTCACGGTGGACCGCGTGCCGCCGGTTCTCACGGTGCAGTCGCCGGTGAACGGCGCGGCGCTGGGCCAGCTCAACGTGACGGTGACGTCGTCGGTGCAGGACCAGACGCCGGTGCGCGTGGAGACGCAGTGGGTGGCGTCGTCCATCCTGGAGTTCGGCAACGGCACGGTGGAGCACACGGTGCCGATGAACTACGGCGACCAGGTCATCCTGGTGCGCGCCACGGACAGCGCCTTCAACGTGACGGAGAAGCTGGTGTTCATCTGGGTGGACCCGGGCACGCCCGTCGTCTCCACCAACCCCGGTGACAACCAGACCTTCGGCGCGCAGCCCAACAACCAGCTCGTGTACACGGTCAACGTGCAGTCCCTGTCCGGCACGACGGTGCGCATCAACGGCGGCGCGCCCCTGTCGGTGGGCCGCGGCGGCGGCGCGGTGCAGAGCACGCTGACGCTCACCCCGGGCGTCAACAACCTCTCCATCGTCACGCTGAGCGAGACGGGCGTCTCCACCACCACGACGCGTCGGGTGAACTACGACGTGCAGGCCCCCACCGCCACGCTGCTGTCGCCCGCCTCGGGCGCCACGGTGAGCGGCACCATCACCCTGCGCGCGCGTGTCACCGACAACTTCGGCCCCATCACCAACGTGGGCTTCAGCCGCGACATGTCCGGCATCCGCCCGGGCACGCAGCAGGCGAACGGTGACTGGACCGCGTCACTCGACACCACCGAGCTGCTGGACGGCTCGCACACCGTCGACGTGTGGATGAGCGACGGCGTGGGCAACTCCACGGTCCAGCGCTTCAACTTCTTCGTCGACAACTGA
- a CDS encoding ornithine cyclodeaminase family protein, producing MSTLILSAKELRGLYTVELGLQAVEKAFRAHGRGESLMPPKVYLSLPQYDGDFRAMPAFLDGAAGVKWVNAHPQNPKKHGLPTVRALYILSDPDTASPLAILDGTWLTAWRTGCAGGVASKYLAKPKPRTLGLVGCGVQARVLIDAHRALFGELELLLADASDAAAKALQSEKGGRVVSLQEASGADIVCTSTPSRTPVVKREWVKPGAHINAMGADAPGKQELDPRILTEGRVFIDDTEQALHSGEVNVPLHDGVLRAEQIAGTLGEVVAGKKPGRSGEEISIFDSTGLALQDVALARALYDVARAKGVGQTLDIVGG from the coding sequence ATGTCCACCCTCATCCTCAGCGCGAAAGAGCTGCGCGGTCTCTACACCGTCGAGCTCGGACTCCAGGCCGTCGAGAAGGCCTTCCGGGCCCACGGCCGCGGCGAGTCCCTCATGCCGCCCAAGGTGTACCTCTCCCTGCCGCAGTACGACGGCGACTTCCGCGCCATGCCCGCGTTCCTCGACGGCGCGGCCGGCGTGAAGTGGGTCAACGCCCATCCCCAGAACCCCAAGAAGCACGGCCTGCCCACCGTGCGCGCCCTCTACATCCTCAGCGACCCGGACACCGCGTCCCCGCTCGCCATCCTCGACGGCACCTGGCTCACCGCGTGGCGCACCGGCTGCGCGGGCGGCGTCGCGTCCAAGTACCTGGCGAAGCCCAAGCCCCGCACGCTCGGGCTCGTCGGCTGTGGCGTGCAGGCCCGCGTCCTCATCGACGCGCACCGCGCCCTCTTCGGGGAGCTGGAGCTGCTGCTCGCCGATGCCTCCGACGCCGCCGCCAAGGCCCTCCAGTCCGAGAAGGGCGGCCGCGTGGTCAGCCTCCAGGAGGCCTCCGGCGCGGACATCGTCTGCACCTCCACGCCCTCGCGCACCCCGGTGGTGAAGCGCGAGTGGGTCAAGCCCGGCGCCCACATCAACGCCATGGGCGCGGATGCCCCCGGCAAGCAGGAGCTGGACCCGCGCATCCTCACCGAGGGCCGCGTCTTCATCGACGACACCGAGCAGGCCCTGCACTCCGGCGAGGTCAACGTCCCCCTGCATGACGGCGTGCTGCGCGCCGAGCAGATCGCCGGCACCCTCGGCGAAGTCGTGGCCGGCAAGAAGCCCGGCCGCTCCGGGGAGGAGATCAGCATCTTCGACTCCACCGGCCTCGCGCTGCAGGACGTGGCCCTCGCCCGCGCCCTCTACGACGTCGCCCGCGCGAAGGGCGTCGGCCAGACGCTCGACATCGTCGGCGGCTGA
- a CDS encoding DUF1152 domain-containing protein: MDLCTSPLFERLASARHVLIAGGGGGFDVFSGLPLYFRLRAQGKTVSLANLSFTRLERVEGEWTAPGVVRVDSTTVGPEHYFPEGWLARWFARQGEEVSIYCLDRGGVAPVRKAYATLHSQLGFDAVVLVDGGTDILMRGDEVGLGTPVEDISSLGAVHALPEMTKLVVCLGFGVDRHHGVCHAHFLESVAALSKDGGYLGVTALLESMPEVARYKDAVSFACERMPSAPSIVSLSVVSALEGEYGDVHRTVRTQGSTLWINPLMSMYWAFDLSAVARRCLYLEALADTQTPWQMGLIIEKFREERPIRPWMDIPV, encoded by the coding sequence GTGGACTTGTGCACTTCCCCGCTGTTCGAGCGACTCGCCTCCGCCCGCCACGTGCTCATCGCCGGGGGCGGTGGAGGCTTCGACGTGTTCAGCGGGCTGCCGCTGTACTTCCGGCTGCGCGCGCAGGGGAAGACGGTGTCGCTGGCCAACCTGAGCTTCACGCGGCTGGAGCGCGTGGAGGGGGAGTGGACGGCCCCTGGGGTGGTCCGCGTGGACTCCACCACGGTGGGACCGGAGCACTACTTCCCGGAGGGGTGGCTGGCGCGCTGGTTCGCGCGGCAGGGGGAGGAGGTGTCCATCTACTGCCTGGACCGGGGCGGCGTGGCGCCGGTGCGGAAGGCCTATGCCACGCTGCACTCACAGCTCGGGTTCGACGCGGTGGTGTTGGTGGATGGGGGCACGGACATCCTGATGCGCGGGGATGAGGTCGGACTGGGCACGCCGGTGGAGGACATCTCCAGCCTGGGCGCGGTGCACGCGCTGCCGGAGATGACGAAGCTGGTGGTGTGTCTGGGCTTCGGCGTGGACCGGCACCATGGCGTCTGCCACGCGCACTTCCTGGAGTCGGTGGCCGCGCTCAGCAAGGACGGGGGCTACCTGGGCGTCACCGCGCTGCTGGAGTCGATGCCGGAGGTGGCCCGGTACAAGGACGCGGTGTCGTTCGCGTGCGAGCGGATGCCGAGCGCCCCGAGCATCGTCTCGCTCTCCGTGGTGTCCGCGCTGGAGGGGGAGTACGGCGACGTGCACCGCACGGTGCGGACGCAGGGCAGCACGCTGTGGATCAACCCGTTGATGAGCATGTACTGGGCGTTCGATTTGTCGGCGGTGGCGCGCAGGTGTCTGTACCTGGAGGCGCTCGCGGACACGCAGACGCCGTGGCAGATGGGCCTCATCATCGAGAAGTTCCGCGAGGAGCGTCCCATCCGGCCGTGGATGGACATCCCGGTGTGA
- a CDS encoding protein kinase domain-containing protein → MSEQDEAQLRQAVAEGVLARDEVEALRAEAVRLGQRPLELLRARGRLSEDTYVSLLRMGRDAREPVTPGAPVAGADTAEVVPGRPGDAPVSDDTPGLPGGSPGPSDRLGVDVSPGRGTSDADVPAFPVPGWERYSPVRFLGQGGMGRVFLAWDARLHRHVALKFVRGDEPELTRRFVSEARAQARVSHPRVCEVYEVGEVQGRVYIAMRYVDGLPLQSQVESLGVEQKARVLRDAAEGVHAAHRAGLIHRDIKPSNLLVERSADGELSVYVMDFGLARDWKEGATATGTVLGTPHFMSPEQARGEVARLDRRADVYSLGATLYALLTGRAPIPGENGLEVLGNIATVEPRPPRALDADLPVDLEAITLKCLEKDRSLRYGSARELAEDLSRFLDGAPVLARTGPGYRARKWLRRHRRSVALGTGALVVVSLALGQAVLARREVSQREALTRRFTEQVERIEAQARYTGIAPVHDTRADREALRERMRELEAAMREAGPMADGPGHSALGRGHLALGDDVLAHHHLDAAWRAGNTEPRVAYSMALVLSHLYQRARLDAERTRDEKTRAKRLHDATRRFGETARDFLRRSEGAQVPSPEYVAALLAFLEDRHDEALERLEAPGSRLPWFHEAPLLRGDILVTRAASRWNTGQRDGALADLEEGRRAYARAADIGRSVPAVSLARARLEGWALLLALYGQGEVAPHYERGMAAVSQALVLAPDNAEAHELEAGFHRRLAEHQARLGGEVEPLLDQALASARRAMELSPLRLEGLHELALVHWQRARLRQEKGLDPRDSLREAVAAFDRMVPETWDYDFHADHGQVFRVWADYEDGVGGDSLPYRQRAIDSHERAVGLDAKRPEAWINLGTEYLARATNPRAPSPGEDLDKAVAALERARTLNPEHVVPWFYEGEVQLARAARQRDSGADPGPALRRAHEAYLRGVAINPRLPPLHNGLGTVWFEQAKDTWERGGDPGPSLREALKSFEQAIALAPAQGYGQNNVGEVHAWRARMRVLEGRSPEAEVKAARAALKDALEKVPDLAPPWMNLGTALLAEAEWRSTRGQSVEPVLAEAVQALRRALKLNPKQAQAWRVLGEALAVDSLAKGDAESLTQVDHAFQQALTLEPTQPEHRLAFARFCLLWGQRPGASDSKRLERGRVLTEEVLAVRPTWPRARAMRAGALLASEESGLAQVEAREMLSRALGDNPHLTRGWGPVLSVEKSP, encoded by the coding sequence GTGAGTGAGCAGGACGAAGCGCAGCTGCGGCAGGCCGTCGCCGAGGGGGTGCTCGCTCGCGACGAGGTGGAGGCGCTGCGCGCGGAGGCCGTGCGGCTGGGACAGCGTCCGCTGGAGTTGCTCCGGGCGCGAGGGCGGCTCTCCGAGGACACGTATGTGTCCCTGCTGCGGATGGGCCGGGATGCGCGGGAACCGGTGACGCCAGGGGCACCCGTGGCTGGCGCTGACACGGCGGAGGTCGTCCCCGGACGCCCCGGCGATGCGCCCGTCTCCGACGACACGCCCGGCCTTCCAGGCGGGAGCCCCGGTCCCTCGGACAGACTCGGCGTCGACGTGTCACCCGGACGAGGGACCTCCGACGCCGACGTGCCCGCGTTCCCGGTGCCGGGGTGGGAGCGCTACTCGCCCGTGCGCTTCCTCGGTCAGGGCGGGATGGGCCGCGTGTTCCTCGCGTGGGACGCGCGGCTTCATCGTCACGTGGCGCTGAAGTTCGTGCGCGGGGACGAGCCAGAGCTCACGCGTCGGTTCGTCTCGGAGGCCCGTGCGCAGGCGCGGGTCTCGCACCCTCGGGTCTGCGAGGTGTACGAGGTCGGCGAGGTCCAGGGGCGCGTCTACATCGCCATGCGCTACGTGGACGGGTTGCCGCTGCAGTCGCAAGTGGAGTCGCTCGGCGTCGAGCAGAAGGCCCGCGTCCTGCGCGACGCCGCCGAGGGTGTACACGCCGCGCATCGCGCCGGGCTCATCCATCGCGACATCAAGCCCTCCAACCTCCTCGTCGAGCGCTCCGCCGACGGCGAGCTGTCCGTGTACGTCATGGACTTCGGGCTCGCGCGCGACTGGAAGGAGGGGGCCACCGCGACGGGCACCGTGCTCGGCACGCCGCACTTCATGTCGCCCGAGCAGGCCCGAGGTGAGGTCGCCCGGCTGGACCGACGCGCGGATGTGTACAGCCTGGGCGCCACGCTCTACGCGCTGCTGACGGGGCGCGCTCCCATCCCCGGTGAGAACGGGCTGGAGGTGCTGGGCAACATCGCCACCGTGGAGCCGCGTCCTCCGCGGGCCCTGGACGCGGACCTCCCCGTGGACCTGGAGGCCATCACCCTCAAGTGCCTGGAGAAGGACCGCTCCCTGCGATACGGCTCGGCGCGCGAGCTGGCGGAGGACCTGTCGCGCTTCCTCGACGGCGCGCCCGTGCTCGCGCGCACCGGCCCGGGCTACCGCGCGCGCAAGTGGCTGCGCAGGCACCGTCGCTCCGTGGCGCTGGGGACGGGGGCGCTCGTCGTGGTGTCGCTCGCCCTGGGGCAGGCGGTGCTCGCCCGTCGCGAGGTCTCCCAGCGCGAGGCCCTGACCCGCCGCTTCACGGAGCAGGTGGAGCGCATCGAGGCCCAGGCCCGCTACACGGGCATCGCTCCCGTGCATGACACCCGCGCGGACCGCGAGGCCCTGCGCGAGCGCATGCGCGAGCTGGAGGCCGCGATGCGTGAGGCGGGGCCCATGGCCGATGGCCCGGGGCACTCTGCGCTGGGGCGAGGCCACCTCGCGCTCGGGGATGACGTGCTCGCGCACCATCACCTGGACGCGGCGTGGCGGGCGGGGAACACCGAGCCGCGCGTGGCGTACTCGATGGCCCTGGTCCTGAGCCACCTGTACCAGCGCGCGCGGCTGGACGCCGAGCGGACCCGGGACGAGAAGACCCGCGCGAAGCGGCTCCACGACGCCACCCGTCGGTTCGGTGAGACGGCGCGCGACTTCCTGCGCCGGAGCGAAGGGGCCCAGGTCCCCTCGCCGGAGTATGTGGCCGCGCTGCTCGCGTTCCTGGAGGACCGTCACGACGAGGCGCTGGAGAGGCTGGAGGCGCCGGGCTCACGGCTGCCCTGGTTCCATGAGGCTCCGTTGCTGCGCGGGGACATCCTGGTGACGCGGGCCGCGAGTCGCTGGAACACGGGGCAGCGGGACGGCGCGCTCGCGGACCTGGAGGAGGGACGACGGGCCTATGCGCGCGCGGCGGACATCGGTCGCAGCGTGCCCGCCGTGTCTCTCGCGCGGGCGCGCCTGGAGGGCTGGGCGTTGTTGCTCGCGCTGTATGGCCAGGGCGAGGTGGCGCCTCACTACGAGCGGGGCATGGCGGCGGTGTCCCAGGCGCTCGTGCTCGCGCCGGACAACGCGGAGGCCCATGAGCTGGAGGCGGGCTTCCATCGACGCCTCGCCGAGCACCAGGCCCGCCTGGGGGGTGAGGTGGAGCCGCTGTTGGACCAGGCCCTGGCCTCGGCGCGCCGGGCGATGGAGTTGTCGCCGCTGCGGCTGGAGGGCTTGCATGAGCTGGCCCTGGTGCACTGGCAGCGGGCCCGGCTGCGACAGGAGAAGGGGTTGGACCCGCGGGACTCGTTGCGGGAGGCCGTCGCCGCCTTCGACCGCATGGTCCCCGAGACGTGGGACTACGACTTCCACGCCGACCATGGGCAGGTGTTCCGGGTGTGGGCGGACTACGAGGACGGGGTGGGGGGCGATTCGCTGCCCTATCGGCAGCGGGCCATCGACTCGCACGAGCGCGCGGTCGGGCTGGATGCCAAGCGGCCCGAGGCGTGGATCAACCTGGGGACCGAGTACCTCGCGCGCGCCACGAATCCTCGGGCGCCGAGCCCCGGGGAGGACCTGGACAAGGCCGTCGCGGCCCTGGAGCGCGCGCGGACCCTCAATCCCGAGCACGTGGTGCCTTGGTTCTACGAGGGCGAGGTGCAGCTGGCCCGGGCCGCGAGGCAGCGGGACTCGGGCGCGGACCCGGGGCCGGCGTTGAGGCGAGCCCATGAAGCGTATCTGCGGGGCGTGGCCATCAACCCGAGGCTGCCTCCGCTGCACAACGGTCTGGGCACCGTGTGGTTCGAGCAGGCGAAGGACACGTGGGAGCGCGGGGGAGACCCGGGGCCGTCGTTGCGTGAGGCGCTGAAGTCGTTCGAGCAGGCCATCGCGTTGGCGCCGGCCCAGGGCTACGGACAGAACAACGTGGGGGAGGTCCACGCGTGGCGTGCGCGGATGCGAGTGCTCGAGGGGCGCTCTCCCGAGGCCGAGGTGAAGGCGGCCCGCGCCGCGCTGAAGGACGCGTTGGAGAAGGTGCCGGACCTGGCCCCGCCGTGGATGAACCTGGGCACGGCGCTCCTGGCGGAGGCTGAGTGGAGGAGTACGCGGGGACAGTCGGTGGAGCCCGTTCTGGCGGAGGCGGTCCAGGCCCTGCGCCGCGCGCTGAAGCTGAACCCGAAGCAGGCCCAGGCGTGGCGGGTGCTGGGCGAGGCGCTGGCCGTGGATTCGCTGGCGAAGGGAGACGCGGAGTCGCTCACGCAGGTGGACCACGCGTTCCAGCAGGCCCTCACGCTGGAGCCGACCCAGCCCGAGCATCGTCTGGCCTTCGCGCGCTTCTGTCTGCTCTGGGGGCAGCGGCCTGGTGCGAGTGATTCCAAGAGGCTGGAGCGTGGACGGGTGCTCACGGAAGAGGTCCTCGCGGTGAGGCCGACGTGGCCACGAGCGCGGGCCATGCGAGCCGGAGCGCTCCTGGCCTCGGAGGAGTCGGGACTCGCCCAGGTGGAGGCGCGCGAGATGTTGTCCCGCGCGCTCGGCGACAATCCGCACCTCACGCGTGGGTGGGGCCCGGTGCTCTCCGTGGAGAAGTCTCCGTGA